The following DNA comes from Heterodontus francisci isolate sHetFra1 chromosome 44, sHetFra1.hap1, whole genome shotgun sequence.
TGCTTTACCAGCATCGATGTTAGTTTCATGGCGCTATGACTGAGACTAGCATTCAACTCCAGATGGAGGTGGTGATCCTAGGTTGGATGACCACTCGACGGACTGTGCTAGCTCGGCAGGCCGATCAGCATCCTGGGCTAGTTGATTactattcacactgtgccagtgcgGCATTGTGAACAGTATCCCatgctggttgaccaatattcactctgtaccagcctggcatggtgatcagtatcctggactggttggcacatattcacactgtaccagcgcaGCATTGTGATCAATATCCTGGACTGGATTACACAAATTCACACTGTGGCTGCTCGGGAtgccgatcagtatcctgggctagttGGGGCATATTCATTCTGTACCATCTCGTCATGGCGCTTCATATAATGGGCTGCCTAACTCATATTcgcactgcaataaaagcaaaatactgcggatgctggaaatctgaaacaaaaacaagaaatgctggaatcactcagcaggtctggcagcatctgtggaaagagaagcagagttaacgtttcgggtcagtgacccttcttcggaactgacaaatattagaaacagtgggtaagcaaactgaacaaactgtattcgctgctcacagtgtggtctcctctacattcgggagaccaagcacagactgggtgaatgctttgcggaacatctccgctcagtccgcaagcaggaccctgagcttccggttgcttgccatttcaacacttccccctgctctcatgctcacatctctgtcctgggattgctgcagtgttccaatgaacatcaacgcaagctcgaggaacagcatctcatctaccgattaggcacactacagcctgccggactgaacattgagttcaataatttcagagcatgacagccccccattttactttcatttttagttattttttcttccttttttttacattcttttttacattttttacaatctttttttgcatttatttcatttcatcttagtttgttcagtttgcttacccaatgtttttttcaggttgtttttcttcaggtttgcacttgctgctgttcaatattcagtttcttcacacctaatctgtactaatgctttgtcttttaacacaccattaacatattgtttgccttttctccgtgaccttttggtcagctatgtggcctggtccaatctgcaccttcttctttgttatctcttgccccacccccacctcacttgtttataatctgtgacttttctaatatttgtcagttccgaagaagggtcagtgacccgaaacgttaactctgcttctctttccacagatgctgccagacctgctgagtgattccagcatttcttgtttttgtttcatattcGCACTGCAGcagttcggcatggtgatcagcatcctgggctggtaGACCCAGATGCACATGATACCAGCTGAGCATGGCAATCAATAACCTGGGCTGTATGACCCATATTTACAATTCAACAGTTTGGCATGGATTGGTAACCTGGGAACTTTGACCCATAGTCATAATGTATTTGATCGGCTTTGTGATCGGTATCCTTGGCTGGTTGACCCGTTTTCACACTGTACAAGCTCGGCATTGCGATCAATAACCTGGGCTgcatgacccatattcacactgtaccagctcagcatggtgattatTAACCTGGATTGGTTTACCCGAATACACAATGAAGCAGCTCGGTAATGCGATAAatttcctgggctggttgacccatattcattcTGTCTCAGatgcacacacatactctctcacacacacaaacatgcgctgtctctctctcacacacacagacacagacacacacacacactcagacacacacacacacacacacactcacaaacacactcacacatttACACATGTTATCACTCTCTCAATCTCGTGTACACACACACgagctatctcgctctctctctcagacacacattcACAGGTACCCACACATGctacctctctctcactcacacacacgcaaacacataagcgtgctctctctcatgcacacacacgcactgtctctctccccaatctctctctaacacacacaaacgcacgctgtctctccctcacagacacacacgtgctctctctctcacaagcacaggCACACGCGCtgtttctcagacacacacacgcgcccTCTTtgtcacacacacagaccgacgctCTCTCACataatcacacacagacacaaactcactcacgctcccacactcacacgcacacatgtgctctctgtctctttctctgtctctcacacacacacacacacaggcacgtgctctctctatctcacacatacacagacacactatGTCTCTTACAaacacgcactcagacactcttagacacgcacacactctcacacgcacacacgcacactgtgtcaaacagaatcacacacacactcacacacatgaacacacacaaactctctcagacacacgcaaacacacacacactgttacacacacacatgctatctctttctcactcacatacacacaaacacgtgctctctacctctctctctctctctctctctctctctctctcatacactcacatacaaacacacacacacacactctctctctctcagacgcacactgacacacacactgtcacacatacgCACATGCTATCTCTTTCTCACTTACAGACACGCAAACACAcgagcactctctctctgtcacacacacactctctctcagacacacgcacacacacgcactctctctaactcacacacacacacaagcacacacacacagatacacacgcgctctctctcgcacaaactcgcactctctctctcaaacaatcacactcactctctctctcgctcacacacgcaCTATCTCTCTGGCGCACACTCGCATTCTCTCTCAAACACCAACAAACAGATgctgtctctctgacacacacacgctctctatctcttacacacacacatacacacacgctctctctctctcaaaaacaCACACAGATGGTGTCTCCCTCACaatcacacacccactctctctctcagacacaagcacacacacacacatacacacaagctctttctctctcacacacacatgctctctctctctctccctctctctctctctgatctctctctcacacacactcacatgcacacgcacacacgcactctctctctcggacacacacacacatacacactatcGCTGTCACATCACAGACTcttgctctctctcaaacacacgcacgtgctttctctctcacacacacacagacacactaccacgtacgcacgcacacacacactctctcagacacatacatgcacacacacacaaacacacagacagtcacacatactctgacactaacacatgctatctctctctcactcacgcacgTACACAcgagctctctcacacacacaccctcgcactctctctctctctcacatgcacgcacattctctctctcgcacacacacacacgctctcggaTGCATACACACAAGCTATCTCTCTCACGCATACGCTCTTTCTTtcacaaatagacacacacacacaaacacacacagacacgctctctctctcgcaaacacacgcacacaagccctctctcagacatacacacacacgcacagattctctctctctttcacacaccatcagacacacactctctctccctcagacaaACTCACATGCGCTCTCTGTTATACTCACAaacgctttctctctctcagacGCACAGACATGCACGCTCTCTCTCTGACGCACAGGCACACACGTGCTCTctccctcagtcgctctctctctctctctctctgtgcacacacacagacatacacacacacaaacacacacaagcacactatctctcacacacacacgcacgctctctgtcagatgcacacacacaaatacttgctctctctctctctctctctctctcacacacacacacacacacgcacatgcacgcgtgttctctcacagacacacacacacgcacatgctctctttatctcacacacacagacacactatgtgtcttacaaacacacactcacacactctcaggcacgcacacacactcacacgcacacacatacagtctgtcactcacacactctctcagacacacacacacacacacactctgtcacacacaagaATGCTATCTCTTTCTCactcacatacccacacacacgttctctctctctcactctctctttctctctctctctctctctctcattctctcatacacacatgcatgcacacacacacacatacacactcaaacacacacacgcactctctcagacgcacacacacatacacagtgtcaCAAAAACGCACATGCTACCTTTTTCTCACTCACAGGCACGCAAACACATGAGCTcgagctctctcacacacactctctctcacagacacatgcacacccaCGCACTCTCTCTAACTCACACATACACAAGCAGAcacacacccagatacacacaccctctctctcaagcAATCACACGCACTctccctctcgctcacacacacgctctctctctctggcacacacacgcactctctctttctctctttcaaacaCAAAGAAACagacgctgtctctctcacacagacatgcTCGCTGTCtttaaacacacacgcacacacacacgctctctctctctcacacacacacagatggtgcctccctcacaatcacacacacatactctctcagacacaaacacacaagctctctctcacacacacacatgcgcgtgctctctctctctccccctctctctcacacacgcaaacataaacacacgcacacacacacacaagctctctgtctcacacacacacacgctctctccctctcagacgcgcacacatatacacactaccacagtcacacacacacacttgctctctctcaaacacacgcacgtgttttctctctcactcacaaacacagacaTACTCACACGTACGCACGCACAcagcaacactctcagacacacacacacagacacactctctgacacacacacatgctatatctctctcacatgcacacacacaagcccactctctcacatgcacacacacacattctctctctctctcacacacacgctctctcagatgcacacacacacacgctctttcgcacacacacacagacacagacacaaacagacacgctctctcgctctcaaacacacgcacacacgccctctctcagacacgcacacactttctccctccttcacacacacatacacacactctctctccctcagacaaACTCATATGCACGCTCTCTCTCATGCACAGGCACACTgtccctcagacacacacacacacacacacacgtgttctctccctcagagacactctctctctctctctctctctctcttcacacacaaacacacacacacacaagcactctctctcacacacacacacgcacactgtatCTCAGATGCatacacacacgctatctctctcacacatacgCTCCCTCTCGGAAAAATACACACAAATgctatctctcacaaacacacccacaaacactcgctgcctctcactcacacacacacacacacacacacacaccagcacgcatgttctctctcagacacacacacacacacacacacacacacacacacacacacacgcacatgctctctctatctcacacacacatactcagaccCACTATGTCTcttgcaaacacacactcacacactctcagacgcacacacacagtctcacacgcacacaaaccctctgttacgcacaaacacacacacacgcacacacacactctcagacaccccaacacacacacacatgctatctctttctcactcacatactcaaacacacgtgccctctcccacactctctctctctctcgctctctcatacacatatacacacaccaacacacacatacacacacaaacacacacactctctctctcgctcagacgaacacaaacacacacactgtcaTACACACGCACATGCTATTTCTTTCTCACTCACAGAGACGCAAACAcacgagctctctctctctcgccctctctctctcacacacacactctctctcagacacacgcacacacacgcactctctctaactcacacacacaagcacacacacacagagatacacgaacgctctctctctcacaaacacacacacatacacactctctctctcaaacaataacacgcagtctctctctcacacacatgcacgcgCTCTCTCCCtgtggcgcacacacacacactctctctcgtaaACTCAAACAAACagatgctgtctctctcacacacacacgctctctgtctcttatacatacacactcagacacacacacacacgctctctctcactcacacacacagatggtGTCTCCCTCACAATTACACACACAAGCTCGctctcagacacacagacactctctctcacacaaaaaacacacacacacactcacacacacaagctctctcgctcacacacacgctctctcagatgcacacacacacacgctctttcgcacacacacagtcacagacacaaacagacacgctctctcgctctcaaacacacgcacacacgccctctctcagacacgcacacactttatctctccttcacacacacatacacacactctctctccctcagacaaACTCATATGCACGCTCTCCCTCATGCACAGGCACACTgcccctcagacacacacacacgtgttctctccctcagagacactctctctcgctctctccacacacaaacacacacacacacacacacacacacacacacacacacacaagcactctctctcacacacacacactgtacctcagatgcatacacacacgctatctctctcacacatacgCTCCCTCTCGGAAAAATACACACAAATGCTACctctcacaaacacatccacaaacACTCGCtgcctctcactcacactcacacacacagacacacacacacacacacacacacatgctctctctctctctcacacacagatggtgtctctctcacaatcacacacacacgctctctcttagaaacacacagatacatactctctctcacacccacactctgtctctctctcacacacacacatgctctctcagacgcgcacacacacgctctctctcaaactcacacaaaacacgcgctgtcactctctcacacacacagacatacacacacgtacacacgtacacatgcacacacgcgctctctcagacacatacactcgcacacacacagacatacagactctgacacacacagtgtgcagtggtggcacagtggcacagtggttagcaccgcagcctcacagctccagcgacccgggttcaattctgggtactgcctgtgtggagtttgcaagttctccctgtgtctgcgtgggtgctccggtttcctcccacatgccaaagacttgcagtttgataggttaattggccattataaattgcccctagtataggtaggtggtagggattagtgtaggattagtataaatgggtggttgatgggcggcacagactcggtgggccgaagggcctgtttcagtgctgtatctctaaactaaactaaacacacagACGTACAcccatgtgcacacgcacacacgcaatcTCTCAGacgcatacacacgcacacacacagacactcagacacacacactctgacgcacacacatcctatctctctctcactcgggcacacacacacactctctctctcacacacacacacacacacaagctctctctcacacacacacatgatctgtctctcgcgcacacacacatgctctctcagacacacacacacacacacacacgctatctctctctcacacacgttctttctctctcactctcacacatacgCCACAGGCACTGGTGTGCCACTGAACCAGACATGCAGACATCtagacgcactcacacacagttCACAACTCAGCACTGAGACAGACATACATGCAGACATACACAAGCTATctctcacacaacacacacactcttcgttttagacacacacacagacactctctccctctctttcccactgacacatagacacacacacatgctctctatcacacacacacaaacacacacaatcacacaggctctctcacaaacacactctctctcacacacacatatacacgttttctctctttctcacacacacacacccacacccacaagatctctctctctctctcacacacgatgTCTCtcgctcacaaacacaaacacacacacacacacagtctctctctctcacacacacacattgtgtctaacacacacacacatacgcacatgcacattctgtctctctcacacataagcaatcaaacacacatcacagcctatTCACTGTGCCGCACACACAcaaacttacacacacacatacacacacacatacacacacacacgcacaacacacgcAGATCACACCACAGGCACTGGTGTGCCACTGAACCAGACATACAGACATACAGATGCACTCACGCACAGGTCACAACTCAGCACTGAGACAGACATACATGCACATATACACAAACTATCTCTCTCACAACACACACGTTCTCTGTtttaaccacacacacacacacactctctcacacacactgacacatacacacacacgtacatGCTTTTTTATCTCAAACTCACACTCTCTgttaaacacatacacacacacacacaaacacacacacgctgtctctctcacacagacacgcaaattctctttctcacacacacacggacacacgctCTTTCTCAGGTGTATGCACACACGCTCTTTCAAACACACAGCTACACGCTctctcagaaacacacacatacacgcaatctctctctctctctcacacacacacattctgtctaacacacacacatatgcgcatgcacattctttctctctcacgcatatgcactcacacacgcataacagcccaggcactgagctggacacagacacacacacattcatgaCACACGAACATCACACCGCAGGCACTGGTGTGCCACTGAACCAGACATCCAGACATACACACAGACGCACTCACACAAAGGTCAGACCCTAGTCCTGAGCCAGAcatacatacacatgcacacatgcacgcgtgcgcacacacacacacaccacaccatacCACACTACAGGCTTTGACGCAGAATCTTTCAATCAGTTCAACATTTAACTTTCCACACAAGAGCAAAGTGTTGCAGAtggtggcaatctgaaataaaagcagaatatgctggaaatgctcatcagGACTTGCAGTATTTGTGGggaaggagaaacagagttaatgtttcaggtcaatgatccttcttcagaactgggagagattagagatggaacagtttttaaacaGATGGCGGTAGGAGGTAGGGGTAGGATTATGATCAACGTTCAGTTTAACAATTTAAatatcatccttttattatttaatctctcctgtcttccactgtatcacagatcTTCCCGTTTGTTCATTCAGGTTCAATCATTTTAAAACATCACTAGATACAGGAacgcatttataaatctcaataagtccacaatcaaactggtaactttgctccagcctgatgtataatttctctgtttatttcccttcctcacagttaacttgctgacgattgggatcctgtctcggggaaagtgcggtctctccaaatgtgtcactcgctacctggtggccatgtcagcggcggatctactggtcattatcctggacctgatattgagacacattcccattgtttatcaggaACGGTTTCTATTCCTGTGgcacatccccgtgtgtaatatccacgctgtcttgCTTTACGTAGCCACAGACTGTtcagtctggttcaccgtcactttcacctttgatcgatttgtggctatttgttgccagaagctgaaaagtaaatattgcagtgagaaaacttcggctgtggttgtgggaacagtgactgtgctgagctgtttaaagaacatcttctggtattttatgttaacaagtCGGTATTTGCTGATGAACGATCCCTGGTTTTGTTCTGTAACACTGGATGTTCAGTTCTCTCTGGTCTGgacaacaatcgagttcctccacaacattataACCCCGGGGTTCCCATTTgttgtgattctgctgctcaatgctctcaccatcagacacattttagcGAGCagaagaggacgcaggagactccgggctcacagcagtggggagagtcgaagcgacccagagatggagaggcgaaggaaatccatcattttactgttagttatctcagggAATTTCATTCTGTTGTGGGCAGTGTTAATGGTGTTTTCGATATGGAACCGGATGTATAATCTGGGGTAtaagtctgtttatctccctcggtTTCTGCTGGAACCGGGCTTCATGTTGCAACTcctcagttgctgcacaaacactgcgatttacgccgtgacccagactcagttccgagagcagttgaagaatgtggtgaaatttccctttactacaattgttaaattcattcaatgatcaGAGGAACTGAATCACTGGCGGGCAGGGCATGACACcctagagacagagcgggggcggggccggtcaccaaggagacagagtgggggatggGGTCTGTTCcagggtgagggggagtggggcgtggcctgcttccagggtgacggggtgtcGCGGCGGGGCCTGTTTCCGGGCTTAGGGTgaatggaggcggggtctgtttccagggtaccagGGAGTCGGGGCGGGGTTTGCTTCCAGGGTGAGGGTCAGTGGGCGCgggacctatttccagggtgacggggactgggggcggagtctgtttcctgtGTGACCGGAAGTGCGGGTGGGCCACTTTCCCAGGGTaacggggagtgggtgactggaagcTGCAGTCATAATCTGAAACTTTTACAATTTTTACAATCCCTTTATAACAAAAAGAATCCTTCTAATTATTTATAACCCTTTATAATCATTTATAAACATTTTCAGACCTTTATAACCATTATAAACTATTTATAATTCTTCATAGCACTTTGTTAATCTTTATAATCCTTTAGGACTGTTGataatttattatcctttatgcgcctttattctcatttataacctgttacattcactgccctggacagaaaacattgaaaatgatcgccGTGGATTGCTTTCATTTCAAACCGACCACAGTGCATATGATTTCAAattgccgcagcacatgtcacttaaaatggccgcagtgcaggtgacatcaaacagccacATTGCATGCCAATTAAAATGCTGGCAGTGCAAGGGACAGTTGGAAGCAGGCCTGTGATAATTCCtgttggaatggtactgagactcaATCACA
Coding sequences within:
- the LOC137356054 gene encoding probable G-protein coupled receptor 139 gives rise to the protein LLTIGILSRGKCGLSKCVTRYLVAMSAADLLVIILDLILRHIPIVYQERFLFLWHIPVCNIHAVLLYVATDCSVWFTVTFTFDRFVAICCQKLKSKYCSEKTSAVVVGTVTVLSCLKNIFWYFMLTSRYLLMNDPWFCSVTLDVQFSLVWTTIEFLHNIITPGFPFVVILLLNALTIRHILASRRGRRRLRAHSSGESRSDPEMERRRKSIILLLVISGNFILLWAVLMVFSIWNRMYNLGYKSVYLPRFLLEPGFMLQLLSCCTNTAIYAVTQTQFREQLKNVVKFPFTTIVKFIQ